A genomic segment from Candidatus Bathyarchaeota archaeon encodes:
- a CDS encoding minichromosome maintenance protein MCM, with protein sequence MTEEVEVDPQQRFEDFFKQDKYRERISQMAVTNSISLIVDFEDLMVFDMALAQNLVETPDDYFDYVNRAAYSQLETEDSEYASKIEDVVVRFRSLPESTHLRMLGAANIGKLVMVEGIIVRATPVQPQVMRAAFKCKRCETVAYLDQTGPFLKAPLRCENPTCQSKGPFEFLQEGSTFIDYQLIRIQERPEDLPPGQMPRTLNVKLVSRDLVDKARPGDHVAITGTVRAEAPVFPTAGKLRVFRLHVDGNFLDVESKEPETALVSPEEEKKILELAEDPWIHRNIMRSIAPSIYGYETIKEAIMYLVFGGVPKHLADISIRGELNILLVGDPGTAKSQLLQYISAIAPRGLYTSGRGTTAAGLTAAVLRERGGGMTLEAGALVLADKGVACIDEIDKMRPEDRVAIHEVMEQHTVSVAKGGIVATLNARTAILAAANPSLGRYDAYKTVTENINLPITILSRFDLIFVLKDVPEKELDEKMSTHILEIHQKGIAPSETPIQSDLLRKYISYAKNVKPVLTDEALKRLKAFYLEMRAVTEKIEGSPIAITARQLESLVRLAEARARIALRKEVTAEDAEAAIVIMNKSLEEVGIDISTHMRDIDIIMVGKPKSMQDKLRVILTEILEMSKETGMIEKKLLLNELSDKHKIEVLEAQKLIGRMIKDGTIYEPRPGFLKKV encoded by the coding sequence GTGACTGAAGAAGTTGAAGTTGACCCTCAGCAACGTTTTGAAGACTTTTTTAAACAGGATAAGTATCGTGAGAGAATCTCTCAGATGGCAGTTACAAACAGCATTTCGCTTATTGTAGATTTTGAAGACCTGATGGTCTTCGATATGGCACTTGCGCAGAACTTGGTGGAGACGCCAGACGATTATTTTGATTACGTGAATAGGGCTGCTTATTCTCAGCTGGAAACAGAAGACAGTGAGTACGCGTCGAAGATAGAAGACGTTGTTGTTCGTTTCAGAAGTTTGCCTGAATCTACACATTTGCGTATGCTGGGAGCAGCTAACATTGGCAAGCTGGTGATGGTTGAGGGCATAATCGTACGTGCCACTCCAGTGCAGCCTCAAGTTATGCGTGCAGCTTTCAAATGCAAAAGATGCGAAACGGTTGCTTACTTGGATCAGACAGGCCCTTTTCTTAAGGCGCCTTTACGATGCGAAAATCCTACTTGTCAAAGTAAGGGACCTTTTGAATTTCTTCAAGAGGGATCTACTTTCATCGACTATCAGCTGATTCGCATTCAAGAACGCCCCGAAGATCTACCTCCAGGTCAAATGCCTCGCACTTTGAACGTGAAGCTCGTAAGCCGAGACCTTGTTGATAAGGCTAGACCAGGCGACCACGTTGCGATAACAGGCACTGTTCGTGCTGAGGCACCTGTTTTTCCTACGGCTGGAAAGCTTCGGGTTTTCCGTCTTCACGTTGACGGTAATTTCTTAGACGTGGAGAGTAAAGAGCCAGAAACTGCTCTTGTCTCGCCTGAAGAAGAGAAAAAAATCCTTGAACTTGCCGAAGACCCGTGGATTCACAGGAACATAATGCGTTCTATTGCCCCTTCCATCTACGGCTACGAGACCATCAAAGAAGCCATAATGTATCTGGTTTTCGGCGGCGTTCCGAAACATTTAGCGGATATTTCGATTAGAGGAGAGCTTAACATTCTTCTTGTGGGCGACCCGGGTACTGCTAAGTCGCAGTTGCTTCAGTATATATCTGCGATTGCTCCGAGGGGTTTGTATACTTCAGGTCGTGGAACAACTGCGGCTGGTTTGACTGCCGCTGTGCTACGTGAGCGGGGAGGGGGAATGACTCTTGAGGCTGGTGCGCTTGTTTTGGCAGATAAGGGTGTTGCATGTATTGATGAGATTGACAAAATGCGTCCCGAAGACAGAGTGGCGATTCACGAAGTTATGGAGCAGCACACCGTATCGGTGGCGAAAGGTGGCATTGTAGCAACTCTCAACGCGAGAACAGCCATTCTTGCAGCTGCCAACCCTTCTCTAGGAAGATATGACGCCTACAAAACAGTGACTGAAAACATCAACCTACCCATCACCATTCTTTCAAGATTTGACCTAATTTTTGTGTTGAAAGATGTCCCTGAAAAAGAATTGGACGAGAAAATGTCAACCCACATTCTAGAAATACATCAGAAAGGTATAGCGCCTTCGGAAACACCTATCCAGTCGGACCTGCTTAGAAAATACATTAGCTATGCCAAGAACGTAAAGCCAGTTTTAACCGATGAAGCGTTGAAGCGGCTTAAGGCTTTCTATCTGGAGATGAGAGCCGTTACGGAGAAGATTGAAGGTTCACCTATAGCCATCACGGCAAGACAGCTGGAGTCTTTAGTCAGGTTAGCCGAGGCGAGAGCTCGGATTGCGCTTCGAAAAGAAGTTACTGCAGAAGACGCCGAAGCCGCCATTGTCATCATGAACAAGTCGCTGGAAGAAGTGGGCATTGACATTTCAACCCACATGCGAGACATTGACATCATTATGGTTGGAAAACCGAAGAGCATGCAAGACAAGTTAAGAGTAATCCTCACCGAAATTTTGGAAATGTCAAAGGAAACAGGTATGATTGAGAAAAAACTGCTCTTAAACGAACTCTCAGATAAACATAAAATCGAAGTCTTAGAAGCCCAGAAGCTCATCGGAAGAATGATAAAAGACGGAACAATATATGAACCACGACCAGGCTTCCTTAAGAAAGTATAA
- a CDS encoding DNA replication complex GINS family protein encodes MARELERVGVVRFREEDMLDVVKLHKIHWKERVQPTNKVSPLPEEFYPKLRRYIAHLKKAANSKPEKLKEHEKSMRISHDIVNCRVKKIVSLASSLPLTAQALQSLTPEERTLYHNLHKIINAWRTKIFERGGKSD; translated from the coding sequence ATTGCCAGAGAACTTGAAAGAGTGGGAGTAGTTCGTTTTCGAGAAGAAGACATGTTAGACGTTGTTAAGCTACATAAAATACATTGGAAAGAAAGAGTACAGCCCACAAACAAGGTTTCTCCGCTTCCAGAAGAGTTCTATCCAAAACTGAGACGCTACATCGCCCACCTCAAGAAAGCTGCCAATAGCAAACCAGAAAAGCTTAAAGAACACGAAAAGTCCATGAGAATTTCACACGACATCGTTAACTGTAGAGTGAAAAAGATAGTTTCTCTCGCTTCGTCTCTTCCTCTTACTGCTCAGGCACTCCAAAGCCTAACCCCCGAAGAGAGAACTCTTTATCATAATCTTCACAAAATCATTAACGCATGGAGAACCAAGATTTTTGAAAGAGGCGGCAAAAGTGACTGA
- a CDS encoding Glu/Leu/Phe/Val dehydrogenase: MSEQKGSLYEEALKPLKKASAVLKLETNIVEALSAPERMLIVSIPIKMDDEKIKVFTGYRVQHSTARGVAKGGIRYHPGVCLDEVKSLAFWMNVKNAVVGVPYGGGKGGITCNPKEMSQGELERLTRGYSAAIAKFVGPDQDVPAPDVGTNAQIMGWFADEYYKIAGKHLPGVITAKPLGIGGSRGRGTATGRGAFFATLEAAKTFDISLRGARVSIQGYGNVARPIAKHLFELGCKIVAVSDSVGGAHNSEGMHPEKLAEFKAKTRSVKGFPGSEEISTLDPITVDCDILVPAALENQITEKNVNNVKAKLIVEEANGPTTPEADKILHKKGVVVIPDVLANAGGVTVSYFEWVQNRMGYYWSDEEVDEKLKQMMTRAFNDVYQTAKQHQVDMRTAAYVTAVKKIVEAMKALGRI; this comes from the coding sequence ATGTCCGAACAAAAAGGTAGCTTATATGAAGAGGCGTTGAAACCACTGAAGAAAGCATCAGCTGTACTGAAGTTGGAAACCAATATTGTAGAAGCCTTAAGTGCTCCAGAACGAATGTTAATCGTTTCAATTCCTATAAAAATGGATGATGAAAAAATAAAAGTCTTCACTGGCTATCGAGTGCAACACAGCACAGCTAGAGGTGTAGCTAAAGGCGGCATCCGCTATCATCCAGGAGTATGCCTAGACGAAGTTAAATCATTAGCGTTTTGGATGAACGTAAAAAACGCTGTCGTAGGCGTTCCTTACGGTGGTGGTAAAGGCGGAATTACATGTAACCCGAAGGAGATGTCGCAAGGTGAACTTGAACGGTTAACAAGGGGATATTCGGCTGCGATAGCGAAGTTCGTTGGACCAGACCAAGATGTTCCTGCGCCTGATGTGGGGACAAACGCCCAGATTATGGGATGGTTTGCTGATGAGTACTATAAAATCGCCGGGAAACATCTTCCTGGAGTGATAACTGCTAAACCTTTAGGCATAGGTGGTTCAAGAGGAAGAGGAACCGCAACTGGCCGCGGAGCATTCTTTGCTACACTAGAAGCCGCAAAAACCTTCGACATATCCTTAAGAGGAGCACGCGTTTCTATCCAAGGATATGGTAACGTTGCACGACCAATCGCTAAGCATCTTTTTGAATTAGGCTGCAAAATCGTAGCAGTCAGTGATTCTGTAGGTGGTGCGCATAACTCAGAAGGTATGCATCCTGAGAAGCTTGCAGAATTTAAAGCCAAAACACGCAGTGTAAAAGGTTTTCCGGGAAGCGAGGAAATAAGCACTTTAGACCCAATAACAGTAGACTGTGACATACTTGTTCCAGCAGCCTTGGAGAATCAAATAACAGAAAAGAACGTCAACAACGTTAAAGCAAAGCTTATAGTTGAAGAGGCAAATGGACCGACAACTCCTGAAGCAGATAAAATACTGCACAAAAAAGGCGTCGTAGTAATTCCAGACGTTCTAGCCAATGCGGGAGGCGTTACAGTAAGCTATTTCGAATGGGTTCAAAACCGCATGGGGTATTACTGGAGCGACGAAGAAGTTGACGAAAAACTGAAACAGATGATGACACGAGCCTTCAACGATGTTTACCAAACTGCAAAACAACATCAAGTAGATATGCGAACAGCCGCTTACGTCACAGCAGTGAAAAAAATCGTCGAAGCGATGAAAGCGCTAGGCCGCATCTAA
- a CDS encoding flavin reductase family protein: MNRKALHRISYGLYVVTSGKEGNCNGQIVNTVFQVTSEPATVAVSINKQNFTHEFFKEIGVFTVSILSKNTPLKFIGHFGFRSGRDVDKFEGINYKTGKTGAPIVLDNTVAYLEAKVIKEADAGTHTIFIGKVVDAEILTDEEPMTYAYYHLIKRGATPKTAPTYLKEESKER, translated from the coding sequence ATGAATCGTAAAGCGTTACATAGAATAAGTTATGGTTTGTATGTAGTAACTTCTGGAAAAGAAGGCAATTGTAATGGTCAAATTGTCAATACAGTATTCCAAGTAACATCTGAACCTGCAACAGTCGCAGTTAGTATTAACAAGCAAAACTTCACGCACGAATTTTTCAAAGAAATCGGCGTTTTTACTGTTTCTATTCTTTCTAAGAATACGCCATTAAAGTTTATAGGTCACTTCGGATTCAGGAGCGGAAGAGACGTAGACAAATTTGAAGGAATAAACTATAAAACTGGCAAAACTGGTGCACCAATAGTTTTGGATAACACAGTTGCATACCTAGAGGCTAAAGTGATCAAGGAAGCTGATGCAGGCACACACACCATTTTCATAGGCAAAGTGGTTGACGCCGAAATCCTCACAGATGAAGAACCAATGACCTATGCCTATTACCACCTAATAAAAAGAGGCGCAACTCCTAAAACGGCTCCAACTTACCTAAAAGAAGAATCTAAGGAGAGGTGA
- a CDS encoding rubrerythrin: MLSKIPIKIEKVEKKLLTREVLRVAIIAELDAINLYEQLAAVTDNEKIQKVLLDVAKEEKTHMGEFQTLLLKEDIEQVKELEEGKKEVEEILE, translated from the coding sequence ATGTTGTCGAAAATACCTATAAAAATTGAGAAAGTCGAGAAGAAGCTTCTTACTCGTGAAGTGTTAAGGGTGGCAATAATAGCAGAGCTGGATGCAATAAACCTATATGAGCAATTAGCAGCTGTCACTGATAATGAAAAAATCCAAAAGGTTCTACTTGATGTAGCTAAAGAGGAGAAAACTCATATGGGAGAGTTTCAAACTCTGCTACTAAAAGAAGATATAGAACAAGTTAAAGAGCTAGAAGAGGGTAAAAAAGAAGTTGAGGAGATACTGGAATGA
- a CDS encoding desulfoferrodoxin, giving the protein MTELKQIYKCNICGNIVEVLHAGVGQLVCCGQPMELLTEKTTDVGLEKHVPVIEKTEKEVKMKVGSIPHPMEQNHYIEWIEIITDGRVYRKFLKPGDKPEAEFEITAEKIEAREYCSIHGLWKSS; this is encoded by the coding sequence ATGACTGAACTAAAACAAATTTACAAATGCAATATTTGCGGCAACATAGTTGAAGTTTTACACGCAGGAGTAGGACAACTTGTCTGTTGCGGCCAGCCAATGGAGTTGTTGACAGAAAAAACCACAGACGTAGGCTTGGAAAAACATGTTCCAGTAATAGAAAAAACTGAGAAAGAAGTAAAAATGAAAGTTGGTTCAATTCCGCATCCGATGGAACAAAACCACTACATTGAATGGATAGAAATAATTACCGACGGCAGAGTTTACAGAAAATTCTTGAAGCCCGGAGACAAGCCAGAAGCAGAGTTCGAAATCACAGCGGAGAAAATAGAAGCACGAGAATACTGCAGCATCCACGGGTTGTGGAAATCCTCTTAG
- a CDS encoding replication factor C small subunit, with translation MSFQMWAEKYRPKSLSKMVNQKDIVERLTSFVKSRNVPHCIFAGPPGTGKTTAALCLAHDLYGDAYRGHLMELNASDERGINVVRETVKTFARVRTLGEIPFKILILDEADNMTGDAQQALRRTMERYTETCRFILIANYSGKIIEPIQSRCAPFRFAYLPREEQNKYLKHIAQNENVDLLNDGLDAIYDVCGGDLRKAINSLQAAASLGKSISSETVYSVVGRANPADVHAMIKIAMGGNFVEARKRLREMIMKYGVAGSDIIKQIHIELFRLDDVPESWKVKLADVVGEVDFRLVEGADEEVQLSALLARVTEAGYELKGG, from the coding sequence ATGAGCTTCCAAATGTGGGCGGAAAAATACCGTCCAAAATCCTTAAGCAAAATGGTAAACCAGAAAGACATTGTAGAGCGCCTTACAAGCTTCGTGAAATCCCGCAACGTGCCACACTGCATTTTTGCTGGGCCTCCGGGAACAGGAAAAACAACTGCGGCTTTATGTTTGGCTCACGACTTGTATGGTGATGCTTATAGAGGGCATTTGATGGAGTTGAATGCCAGCGACGAGCGTGGCATAAACGTTGTTCGTGAAACCGTGAAGACTTTTGCTCGTGTGCGGACGCTTGGAGAAATTCCGTTTAAGATTTTGATTTTAGATGAAGCTGACAACATGACTGGAGATGCCCAGCAGGCTTTGCGGCGAACCATGGAAAGATACACCGAAACCTGCAGATTCATCCTAATAGCCAACTACAGCGGAAAAATCATCGAGCCAATTCAAAGTCGTTGTGCCCCTTTCCGTTTCGCCTATTTGCCACGAGAGGAACAGAACAAATATCTTAAGCACATAGCCCAGAACGAGAATGTGGATTTGTTAAACGATGGGTTGGACGCAATTTATGATGTCTGCGGCGGCGATTTACGTAAAGCAATCAACTCGTTACAGGCAGCTGCTTCTCTTGGAAAATCTATAAGCTCGGAAACTGTCTATTCTGTGGTTGGACGAGCAAATCCAGCAGATGTTCACGCCATGATAAAAATTGCGATGGGGGGAAATTTCGTTGAGGCAAGAAAGAGGCTTCGCGAAATGATTATGAAGTATGGTGTGGCTGGAAGCGACATAATAAAGCAGATTCACATAGAGCTTTTCCGCCTCGATGATGTTCCTGAAAGCTGGAAGGTTAAACTGGCAGACGTGGTGGGCGAAGTGGATTTCCGACTCGTTGAAGGGGCAGATGAAGAGGTGCAGCTAAGCGCGTTACTGGCAAGAGTTACTGAAGCAGGTTACGAGTTGAAAGGTGGCTAG
- a CDS encoding replication factor C large subunit translates to MHAAWTVKHKPKSSAEVVGNREAISTFEKWLKSWEKGIPQQRAAFLHGPPGVGKTVTVEVLANDLSMELIEKNASDYRTEEKIRQFAGLASQYSGFFGRKRVILLDEMDGVHGTADRGAIPAVTKIIKNTRCPIVLTANDFWNKKFVAFRDKKKYLIIEFKKLPAREVLKHLKRICAKEDIAAEEEALNFIAQRSEGDVRSAVNDLQALTQGKKKLTYDDVSWLAYRDRKDVIFTVLRQVLYGKSCNAAKQAVDMADVDLDMLFEWIYENAPHHFNVPSELANAMEALAIADLYRGRIRRTRDWKLMRYVIDFMTAGVAMARDKSKPSGWIPFRFPQRIRALSASRAERGKKREIGTKIKLKMHVSVAVAQKDVLPYLRVIFESNPGMAAGLTEWFNFDEEEVGYIAGGKRQAKTILKLVN, encoded by the coding sequence GTGCATGCTGCGTGGACAGTGAAGCACAAGCCCAAATCCTCTGCAGAAGTTGTGGGAAACCGAGAGGCAATTAGCACTTTTGAAAAATGGCTAAAATCTTGGGAAAAAGGAATCCCACAGCAAAGAGCTGCATTCCTCCACGGTCCACCCGGCGTCGGCAAAACAGTAACGGTTGAAGTTTTAGCTAACGACCTCAGCATGGAGCTTATAGAGAAGAACGCAAGCGACTACCGTACTGAAGAGAAAATCCGTCAATTCGCCGGCTTAGCCTCCCAATATAGCGGTTTCTTCGGGAGAAAACGAGTAATCCTCTTGGACGAGATGGACGGAGTGCATGGCACTGCAGATAGAGGAGCCATCCCCGCCGTAACCAAAATAATAAAAAACACACGTTGCCCCATTGTTTTAACTGCCAACGACTTCTGGAACAAGAAGTTTGTGGCGTTTCGAGACAAGAAAAAATATCTCATCATCGAATTTAAGAAGCTGCCAGCCCGAGAAGTCTTGAAACACTTGAAGAGAATCTGTGCCAAGGAAGATATTGCCGCTGAAGAAGAGGCTTTGAACTTTATTGCACAGCGCAGCGAAGGCGACGTGCGGTCGGCTGTAAACGATTTGCAAGCATTAACGCAGGGAAAGAAGAAGCTTACGTATGATGACGTCTCTTGGCTTGCCTATCGAGACCGTAAAGACGTGATTTTCACCGTTCTACGCCAAGTTTTGTATGGAAAAAGCTGCAACGCCGCCAAGCAGGCTGTGGATATGGCGGATGTTGATTTAGACATGCTTTTCGAATGGATCTACGAGAACGCGCCTCACCATTTCAACGTTCCAAGCGAGTTAGCAAATGCTATGGAAGCGTTGGCAATAGCTGATTTGTACAGGGGGAGGATTAGGCGGACGCGGGATTGGAAGCTAATGCGGTACGTGATTGACTTTATGACTGCAGGCGTAGCCATGGCGAGAGATAAGTCGAAACCGTCTGGGTGGATACCGTTTCGGTTTCCACAAAGAATAAGAGCTTTGTCAGCAAGCCGTGCTGAGAGAGGAAAGAAAAGAGAGATTGGGACGAAGATTAAGCTGAAAATGCACGTTTCGGTGGCAGTGGCGCAAAAAGACGTTCTGCCTTATCTGAGAGTTATTTTTGAAAGCAACCCGGGGATGGCTGCAGGCTTGACTGAGTGGTTTAACTTTGACGAGGAAGAAGTCGGCTACATTGCTGGAGGCAAAAGACAAGCAAAAACAATATTGAAACTCGTAAATTAA
- the moaA gene encoding GTP 3',8-cyclase MoaA: MIKDKFDRPVLNLRISVTQRCNLHCPYCHREGQERKPNDRVFEMTAAEIVRLVKIAAGLNISRIKLTGGEPLLRKDILDIVEGIAGLRGLKDLSMTTNGTFLPSLAKDLRTRGLMRVNVSLLSLDADVYRRLMCGRLSDALEGISAAVDVGLYPVKVNMLVLAGVNENEIPAMIQFAKRSGALLQLIELEPINLSQTYYERYHYPLHEVEANFTKQALHVELRSYMQNRRIYHLPDGRVEVIRPTENTEFCAHCTRLRVTSDGKLKPCLMVNTNLVDVLTPLRKGATDKELTEIFIETCRKREPYYRAPVCQLIN, from the coding sequence ATGATTAAGGACAAGTTCGATCGCCCCGTTTTGAATTTGCGAATCTCTGTTACTCAACGTTGCAACTTGCACTGCCCCTACTGCCACCGCGAAGGTCAAGAGAGAAAGCCTAATGACCGTGTTTTTGAAATGACTGCCGCAGAAATTGTTCGCTTAGTGAAGATAGCTGCCGGCTTGAACATAAGTAGGATTAAGTTGACAGGAGGTGAACCCTTGCTGAGAAAGGACATTTTAGACATAGTTGAAGGCATCGCGGGTTTGCGGGGCTTGAAGGATTTGTCGATGACTACAAACGGAACTTTCTTACCATCCCTAGCTAAGGACTTGCGAACTCGTGGCTTGATGAGAGTCAATGTTAGTTTGCTGTCTTTAGACGCTGATGTTTATCGTAGGTTGATGTGCGGCCGCTTGAGTGATGCGTTGGAGGGAATTAGTGCTGCGGTTGACGTGGGGCTGTATCCTGTTAAGGTGAACATGCTTGTTTTGGCGGGTGTGAATGAAAATGAAATTCCCGCTATGATTCAGTTTGCCAAGAGAAGCGGTGCTTTGCTGCAGCTGATAGAGTTGGAGCCTATAAATCTCAGCCAAACGTATTATGAGCGCTACCACTATCCATTACACGAAGTGGAAGCCAATTTTACAAAGCAAGCTTTACACGTAGAATTGAGATCCTACATGCAAAACAGACGCATATACCACTTGCCAGATGGAAGAGTGGAAGTAATTCGCCCCACAGAAAACACAGAGTTTTGCGCTCACTGCACAAGATTGCGGGTAACCAGCGATGGGAAGCTGAAGCCTTGCTTGATGGTGAACACAAACCTTGTAGACGTTTTAACTCCCTTGAGGAAAGGAGCGACAGACAAAGAACTAACAGAGATTTTTATTGAAACCTGCCGTAAAAGAGAACCCTATTATAGGGCACCAGTTTGTCAACTGATAAATTAG
- a CDS encoding MogA/MoaB family molybdenum cofactor biosynthesis protein, with protein sequence MSESSRKHKAEAPTKLGFALVTCSTSRFTSLKKGKHVDDPSGDFIVQTLRKSGHKIISRVLASDDEKMIKEAVEGALQNDNVSAIIVCGGTGIAPKDVTIETVTPLLRKILPGFGELFRRLSYDNMGSAAILSRAVAGITNGKVVFCIPGSVNAVRLCLDKLILPETGHIVKHAREKP encoded by the coding sequence ATGAGCGAGTCTTCACGGAAACACAAGGCTGAAGCACCAACCAAGCTTGGTTTCGCCCTTGTTACGTGTAGTACGTCTCGTTTTACAAGTTTGAAAAAGGGTAAACATGTAGATGACCCTTCAGGCGACTTCATCGTTCAAACGCTTAGAAAATCTGGGCATAAGATTATCTCTCGTGTTCTGGCTTCAGATGACGAAAAAATGATTAAAGAAGCTGTTGAAGGAGCTTTGCAGAATGACAATGTATCTGCTATTATTGTTTGTGGCGGGACTGGAATTGCACCCAAAGACGTCACAATTGAAACCGTCACTCCCCTATTAAGGAAGATTCTGCCTGGTTTCGGCGAGCTGTTTCGTAGACTCAGCTATGACAACATGGGTTCTGCTGCTATTTTGAGCCGTGCAGTTGCTGGCATTACGAATGGCAAAGTGGTTTTCTGCATTCCGGGAAGCGTAAATGCTGTGAGGCTTTGTCTCGACAAACTTATATTGCCCGAAACGGGTCACATCGTGAAGCATGCTCGGGAAAAGCCATGA
- the moaC gene encoding cyclic pyranopterin monophosphate synthase MoaC produces the protein MSMVDVSKKPEVFREAMARGIIRLRPETIRLIKEGKVEKGDVFSLAKVAGVLAAKKTSELVPLCHPLPLSNVDVKVEIVDEARVAVEATVKAFAKTGVEMEALVAVSAALLTVWDMTKQYEKDSEGQYPTTAITDVKVLQKVKRG, from the coding sequence ATGAGTATGGTAGACGTAAGCAAGAAGCCAGAAGTTTTTCGAGAGGCAATGGCGAGAGGCATAATTAGGTTGAGACCCGAAACTATACGACTGATTAAAGAAGGAAAGGTTGAGAAGGGTGACGTTTTCAGTTTGGCAAAGGTTGCAGGCGTGTTGGCAGCTAAGAAAACAAGTGAACTGGTTCCCTTATGTCATCCTCTTCCGTTGTCCAATGTAGATGTTAAGGTTGAAATTGTTGACGAGGCACGCGTCGCTGTGGAAGCAACAGTTAAAGCTTTTGCCAAGACGGGTGTGGAGATGGAAGCATTAGTAGCCGTCTCTGCTGCACTTTTGACAGTTTGGGACATGACTAAGCAATACGAAAAAGACAGCGAAGGCCAGTATCCTACGACCGCCATTACCGATGTCAAGGTTTTGCAAAAGGTGAAAAGAGGATGA
- a CDS encoding winged helix-turn-helix domain-containing protein, whose protein sequence is MVVEDVFSSRGRVRILRILSEIGELNISEIARRARLNYTTTNEHLQVLEEAGLITHKSFGRIRIYRFNEDNAKARAIRDLMELWEQER, encoded by the coding sequence ATGGTTGTTGAAGACGTTTTCTCTTCACGAGGCAGAGTCAGGATTTTGCGCATTCTTTCTGAAATAGGGGAGTTGAACATTTCGGAAATTGCGAGGCGAGCGAGACTAAACTATACCACGACCAACGAGCATTTGCAAGTGCTAGAAGAGGCTGGTCTGATAACGCACAAGTCTTTCGGTCGCATCCGCATTTACCGCTTCAACGAGGATAACGCAAAGGCAAGGGCAATAAGGGATTTAATGGAATTGTGGGAACAAGAAAGATAA